The segment AGGTGGTGCTCAGCCAACGGCTGCAAACCGAAATCAGCTGCGATCCGTTCGAGATCTATCGAACCTTGCGGATCGTGAACCCGAGCCCCTTCATGTTCTTCCTCCGCACCGCCGAAACGACCCTGGTCGGCAGCTCGCCAGAGATCATGGTGCGGGTCGTCGAAGGACATGTCACCGTACGTCCGCTCGCCGGGACGCGTCCCCGCGGCAAGAACGAAGAAGAAGACAACGCCCTGGCCGAAGAACTGCTCGCCGATCCGAAGGAACGTGCCGAGCATGTGATGCTGGTCGACCTGGGCCGCAACGACGTCGGCCGCGTCGCGCAGTACCGAAGCGTCGAAGTCTCGGACGTGATGGTGATCGAACGTTACAGCCACGTGATGCACATCACGTCAAACGTCACGGGCCAACTGCGCGACGACTGCGACGCGTTTGACGCCTTGGCCGCTTGCTTGCCGGCCGGGACGGTCTCCGGCGCCCCGAAGGTTCGGGCGATGGAGATCATCGACGAGTTTGAAACCCGCCGCCGCGGCCCGTACGCCGGCGCTGTCGGCTACGTCGACTACAGCGGCAACATGGATACCTGCATCGCACTGCGGACGATTGTGATCCAAGGGAACACGGCGTACGTCCAAGCGGGCGCCGGCTTGGTCGCCGACAGCGTCCCGAGCAGCGAGTTTCAAGAGACGCTGAACAAGGCCCGCGGGTTGCTGAAGGCGATCGAAATCACGGAACGCCGGGCGGGGAAGTAGTTCTTCAACTAGCCCGCAGCGCCAGCAAGGGAATGTGGTCAGCTCGCATTTAGTAGCCCGAAGCGCAAGCGAGGGAAATGCGTCCGCAAGCCGACACGGCGGCGCGAGTCGATTACTCGTTTCCCACGTTCGTTTCTCATCGCCAGACGGGGTGAATTGCAGAGAGCGTTCTTTGGCGGCAGAACGACGTTGGCGTTTCAAACCCCGTCGCCCATTGAGCACGCATTTCCCTCGCTTGCGCTTCGGGCTACTAATGGCTTGCGCTGCGGGCCGGCCGTTTCTAGGTGACCTCCGCCGCCGGGGATCCTGGTGGCCGGGGCGCCCTGGACCGCTTGGTTTTCTTTGATCGGACAGGGGCGTTCGTACGGGCTTGTATGCCCTGACCAGACGAGGTCGGCGTGGTATTTCTCGACGAGGGGAGCAAGCTGGCGAACCCGACTTGCCGCGGTCTTTTCGCGGCGAAATGGCCCAGAAATTTTCTACTGTCCACCTTTGCGGCGAAATGGCCACTATCTGGTAGAGCCAAGCCGCTTTTGGCAAAACAAGCAACCAACAAAACTAGGGCAATACCATGAAATTCTCTCTGATTACGCTGTTCGGTTCGGTGGTGATTCTGGCGTTAATCTGCGGATTCGCCGAAGAAGCATCGGCCCAATTTCCCAAAATCAAAAACACTCCCTTCGACACCAATACCTGGCCGAAAGTAAAGATCGGCAGCGGCAATCAGAACAACTCGAATTTGATGGT is part of the Blastopirellula sediminis genome and harbors:
- the trpE gene encoding anthranilate synthase component I, with protein sequence MPHAPDFAQFSKLAANHDRVPVFRRLISDSLTPVSAFHKLDDGRPACLFESVIGGEKIGRYSFLGFDPDYHLSATRTEVTVATGEKVEKFSCENPLEELRRRLADVRVAHLDGLPPFTGGAIGYAGYDVIRYVENLPHAPEDDRGLPDLSFGFYHRLVVFDNVAKTVDVIVLAKCDAKGEAELKKTYETACGEVDQIVAKLTAFDAQLVPTDIDTGGPVTLKYTSNFTQEEFENAVRSCVEYIKAGDIFQVVLSQRLQTEISCDPFEIYRTLRIVNPSPFMFFLRTAETTLVGSSPEIMVRVVEGHVTVRPLAGTRPRGKNEEEDNALAEELLADPKERAEHVMLVDLGRNDVGRVAQYRSVEVSDVMVIERYSHVMHITSNVTGQLRDDCDAFDALAACLPAGTVSGAPKVRAMEIIDEFETRRRGPYAGAVGYVDYSGNMDTCIALRTIVIQGNTAYVQAGAGLVADSVPSSEFQETLNKARGLLKAIEITERRAGK